A genome region from Corallococcus caeni includes the following:
- a CDS encoding siderophore-interacting protein has translation MASAKAMLGSMLGRFLFTDARVAQVREVSRAFRQIDCEGPALRGQGWTPGDKVQVFLPGLGMRTYTPLSWDEARGATAFLVYLHGDSPGAKWGRDVRAGDTVQFFGPRRSVALEAGDAPVVLFGDETSFAVAHALRTGAKRDVTPLFEVTRREDCAPALREFGFEGQDVERTPGDAHLAQVHERLREALREKPGATLVMTGRAQSIQALRSRLRGDGERTTPRVKAYWAVGKAGLD, from the coding sequence ATGGCATCCGCGAAGGCCATGCTGGGGAGCATGCTGGGCCGCTTCCTCTTCACCGACGCCCGGGTGGCGCAGGTGCGCGAGGTGTCGCGCGCCTTTCGCCAGATTGACTGTGAAGGGCCGGCGCTGCGGGGGCAGGGCTGGACCCCTGGCGACAAGGTGCAGGTGTTCCTGCCAGGGCTGGGCATGCGCACGTACACGCCGCTGTCGTGGGACGAAGCGCGCGGCGCCACGGCCTTCCTGGTGTACCTGCACGGCGACAGCCCGGGAGCGAAGTGGGGCCGCGACGTGCGCGCGGGGGACACGGTCCAGTTCTTCGGGCCCCGGCGCTCGGTGGCGCTGGAGGCCGGTGACGCGCCGGTGGTCCTCTTCGGTGACGAGACGTCCTTCGCGGTGGCGCACGCGTTGCGGACCGGAGCGAAGCGGGACGTCACGCCGCTCTTCGAGGTCACGCGCAGGGAGGACTGCGCGCCCGCGCTGCGCGAGTTCGGCTTCGAGGGCCAGGACGTGGAGCGCACCCCAGGGGACGCGCACCTGGCGCAGGTCCATGAGCGGCTGCGCGAAGCCCTGCGCGAGAAGCCCGGCGCGACGCTGGTGATGACGGGCCGGGCGCAGTCCATCCAGGCCCTGCGCTCACGGCTGCGCGGCGACGGCGAACGCACCACGCCCAGGGTGAAGGCCTACTGGGCGGTGGGCAAGGCGGGGCTGGACTGA